One part of the Leucoraja erinacea ecotype New England chromosome 17, Leri_hhj_1, whole genome shotgun sequence genome encodes these proteins:
- the tgm2l gene encoding protein-glutamine gamma-glutamyltransferase 2 gives MATTGSAHLGAVDLHCEPNNTEHHTEEIGTERLIVRRGQAFRLSVEFKRPAFVEDKDQLKLFLDTGPSSSEAGRIRIEAVKSTAKRGKWTYNVEPARGILHLTVCSPANACIGLYKMQLLFYPSGGEGLQQVVAGTFYLLFNPWCKEDSVYLADKDLREEYVLNENGIVYRSFCLPLLWNFGQFEKDVIDICFEILDNSLSALKEPSSDALKRCDPSYISRILTAMVNSNDDKGVLSGRWDGEYDDGTPPTKWNGSLPILRKWSSTGAERVRYGQCWVFAAVACTVLRCLGIPTRCVTNYSSAHDCDGNLKVDHYFKSDDCTRTLPSRKDSVWNYHCWVESWMTRPDLPSGFDGWQVLDPTPQERSDGIFCCGPCPVKAIKEGHLDINYDAVFIFAEVNADVVYWFVNKDGTKRELSVKQNQVGTQIVTKSAFSDKRECITLNYKYPEGSKEERDIYNHAGKTIQPTNTQYQSLKVKIKQVYAVLGSDFSVYFEIANYGFVDKDIHMVLSATAVTYSGAILKEFCKRSTKFMLKAASEKKEVLRLRYEDYGDHLSEHNLIRLTAMLLTEDMSEVSLKEKEVVLKVPQLAVKVDGEPILHKKLAVQIKFVNPLPIPLTRGVFSVEGSGLTDLQQIESPKATINVGEEVVVTVTITPTKTGLRKLIVDFDSNRLRNAKGFANIIVSRA, from the exons ATGGCCACAACCG GAAGCGCGCACCTGGGGGCGGTGGACCTGCACTGTGAGCCCAACAACACGGAGCATCACACGGAGGAAATTGGCACGGAAAGGCTGATCGTCCGAAGAGGGCAAGCGTTTCGCCTGTCCGTGGAGTTCAAACGCCCAGCGTTCGTGGAGGACAAAGACCAGCTCAAACTCTTCCTGGATACAG GACCCTCGTCGTCCGAAGCCGGAAGAATTCGCATAGAAGCCGTCAAGTCGACGGCCAAGCGGGGCAAGTGGACGTACAATGTGGAACCCGCCCGGGGCATCCTTCACCTGACGGTGTGCAGCCCGGCTAATGCCTGCATCGGCCTCTACAAAATGCAGCTGCTCTTCTACCCGAGTGGAGGGGAAGGTTTGCAACAGGTTGTTGCAGGGACCTTCTATCTTCTCTTCAACCCCTGGTGTAAAG AGGATTCTGTGTACCTGGCAGATAAGGATCTCCGGGAGGAGTACGTCCTGAACGAGAATGGAATCGTCTACCGTTCCTTCTGTCTCCCATTGTTATGGAACTTTGGACAG TTTGAAAAAGATGTCATCGATATTTGCTTTGAGATTTTGGATAATAGTCTGTCTGCTCTGAAAGAGCCTTCGTCTGATGCTTTGAAGAGATGCGACCCTAGCTACATCAGCAGAATTCTGACTGCTATG GTGAATTCAAATGATGACAAGGGTGTACTTTCGGGAAGGTGGGATGGTGAATACGATGATGGGACTCCCCCCACCAAATGGAATGGGAGTCTCCCGATTTTACGCAAGTGGAGCAGTACTGGGGCTGAGAGAGTCCGATATGGGCAGTGCTGGGTCTTTGCAGCTGTAGCTTGTACAG TTTTGAGATGTTTAGGAATCCCAACTCGTTGTGTTACCAACTATTCCTCTGCTCATGACTGTGATGGCAATCTGAAAGTGGATCATTACTTTAAGAGTGACGATTGTACACGTACGCTTCCATCACGGAAGGACTCAGTATG GAACTACCACTGTTGGGTAGAATCATGGATGACCCGTCCTGACCTACCCTCTGGCTTCGACGGATGGCAGGTGTTGGACCCTACTCCCCAAGAAAGGAGTGATG GGATATTCTGCTGTGGTCCTTGCCCTGTCAAAGCAATCAAAGAAGGGCACTTGGATATCAATTATGATGCCGTGTTCATCTTTGCCGAGGTCAATGCAGATGTGGTTTACTGGTTTGTTAACAAAGATGGAACAAAGAGGGAGCTGTCAGTCAAACAAAACCAAGTGGGAACACAGATTGTTACTAAAAGTGCATTCTCAGACAAAAGAGAATGTATCACATTGAATTATAAATACCCAGAGG GTTCCAAAGAGGAACGGGATATCTACAACCATGCAGGAAAGACAATCCAACCCACCAACACACAGTATCAAAGTTTAAAGGTCAAAATCAAGCAAGTTTATGCAGTGCTTGGAAGTGACTTCAGTGTCTACTTTGAAATTGCTAATTATGGCTTTGTCGACAAAGACATCCATATGGTTCTATCTGCAACCGCTGTAACCTATTCTGGGGCCATTTTAAAAGAATTCTGCAAGAGGTCAACTAAATTTATGTTAAAAGCGGCCTCAG AAAAAAAAGAAGTTCTGAGGCTGCGATATGAAGATTACGGTGATCATCTCTCTGAGCACAATTTAATTCGATTGACGGCCATGCTTCTTACTGAGGATATGTCTGAAGTAAGCCTTAAGGAGAAGGAAGTAGTACTTAAAGTGCCTCAGCTTGCTGTGAAG GTTGATGGTGAACCAATCCTCCATAAAAAGTTGGCTGTTCAAATAAAATTTGTAAATCCTCTTCCGATCCCATTGACTAGAGGTGTCTTCAGTGTGGAGGGCAGTGGACTCACAGATCTACAGCAAATTGAATCGCC
- the tmppe gene encoding transmembrane protein with metallophosphoesterase domain: MLIIGRLAWEIRVSLGAAVVFLSMVISRSLRDYIDQPTLLKLFRVQFLLFVNILMSIGSRYIWKKIVTNLHTLCTASCNHVKCFTLWKITIVVFLFLTHSSFISLLTLVSEEPHIFSMVSYSCLGIYIFLIFSLFVLGLLEKAQRLISFRRAPSSIQNRNVISVALALLFTLACTVMGLINARQPPVIKQVELSLPKLPRSFHNLKMVLLADIHLGPTVGRTQLETVVKMVNELNADVIVIVGDLTDSQVVNLRTASEPLRNLTPKLGTYFVTGNHDYYSADVSNWFTHLQSLNVQPLHNAHVKIYSPSGNNDWFCLAGVDDVEAEMLRYPGHGMDLKKALDGCSTEDAIVLLAHQPVAAKRALRSRPDISLILSGHTHGGQIFPLAIAAYFLNPYFEGLYTTAQNNFVYVTPGTIYYGIPMRLGSRAEITELIFKTE, from the exons ATGTTGATTATCGGCAGGTTGGCTTGGGAGATCCGAGTGTCGTTGGGCGCTGCCGTTGTGTTTCTGTCCATGGTCATCTCCAGGAGTTTAAGAGACTACATTGATCAACCCACACTGCTGAAGTTGTTCCGCGTGCAGTTTCTGCTCTTTGTCAACATCCTCATGTCAATCGGTTCGCGGTACATCTGGAAGAAGATTGTCACCAACCTGCACACTTTATGTACAGCCTCCTGCAATCATGTCAAGTGTTTTACCCTCTGGAAAATCACAATTGTGGTTTTTCTATTCCTGACACATTCCAGTTTCATTTCTTTGCTGACTTTGGTTTCAGAGGAGCCTCACATCTTTTCCATGGTCTCCTACTCCTGCCTAggaatctacattttccttattTTCAGTCTGTTTGTATTAGGGCTATTGGAAAAGGCCCAGAGATTGATCAGTTTTAGACGGGCTCCCTCGTCCATCCAAAACCGGAATGTTATTTCCGTGGCCCTGGCCCTCCTGTTTACGCTTGCTTGCACTGTCATGGGCCTCATCAATGCACGCCAGCCTCCAGTGATCAAACAGGTGGAGTTATCTCTCCCCAAGCTACCTCGGTCATTCCACAATTTGAAGATGGTATTGTTGGCTGACATTCATTTAGGGCCCACAGTGGGAAGGACCCAACTTGAAACGGTTGTGAAAATGGTTAATGAACTAAATGCAG ATGTCATCGTGATAGTCGGTGACCTGACTGATTCCCAGGTGGTCAATCTCAGAACAGCCTCTGAGCCTCTGAGAAACCTGACGCCAAAATTAGGAACGTACTTTGTTACAG GTAACCATGACTACTACAGTGCTGATGTCAGCAACTGGTTTACGCACCTACAGTCGTTGAATGTTCAGCCTCTCCACAATGCACACGTCAAGATTTACAGCCCCAGTGGCAACAATGACTGGTTCTGCCTGGCTGGGGTCGATGATGTTGAAGCAGAAATGTTACG GTATCCTGGACATGGTATGGACTTGAAGAAAGCATTGGATGGCTGTAGTACTGAAGATGCTATCGTGCTGTTAGCGCACCAGCCAGTAGCCGCCAAACGTGCTCTTCGAAGCAGGCCAGATATCAGCCTGATTCTCTCTG GTCATACCCACGGTGGACAGATCTTTCCTCTAGCAATTGCTGCCTATTTCTTGAATCCATACTTTGAAGGTCTTTATACAACCGCTCAGAACAATTTTGTGTATGTAACTCCTGGGACAATTTACTACGGCATTCCAATGAGACTAGGAAGCAGAGCAGAAATAACAGAACTCATTTTTAAGACTGAGTGA